Within the Brachionichthys hirsutus isolate HB-005 unplaced genomic scaffold, CSIRO-AGI_Bhir_v1 contig_716, whole genome shotgun sequence genome, the region TCGTAAAGACAACTATTGAATGTAttgtcaacaaaaacaaaccgaggAACGAATAGCCTCGCAGGGACGCCTAATGAAAACGGAACTCTTTCTTCATGCCTTCTCTGCAGGCATGCCCAGTGTGCTCGACTGGACGGACGATGGCTACAGCATGTGCTTTGGTGTGAACCATTTGGGTCACTTCCTCCTGACCAACCTGCTGCTTCCTCGCCTGAAAGAATGCGCCCCCAGCCGGGTGGTCACCCTCACATGCTCCACCTACAAATACCAGAAACTCGACTTTCAGGACCTCAACTACAATCTGCTGCCATTCTTCACCTACTGTCGCAGCAAGCTGGCCAACATTTACTTCAGCCAGGAGCTGGCCCGCGCCACTGAAGGGAGAGGAGTGAATTCCTACGCTGTGCATCCCGGTAATCAGATTTCTTCAGTTTTAGTAAGAATTAACATCTCAGAAATAGCAAAAATGAACATTCAGGAGTGTCATTTTCGTTATTCGGTTTGTGCTCAACGCAGGCTGTAAAGTGACACACGTCCAGCTAGCATTGAATATTGTTTACTGAATACCGCTTTCAACACTTTGTTCTTTTGTCGTCCTTTCTGCAAGGATTTG harbors:
- the LOC137915891 gene encoding retinol dehydrogenase 14-like; this translates as MKTELFLHAFSAGMPSVLDWTDDGYSMCFGVNHLGHFLLTNLLLPRLKECAPSRVVTLTCSTYKYQKLDFQDLNYNLLPFFTYCRSKLANIYFSQELARATEGRGVNSYAVHPGFVQSGWTSHYSVLFQMLMQVIMWMFFVPCEIGAQTVVYCAVADEAAKHSGGYFVDCRLATLRPFARDAGVAKKLWEASERLVKLA